The Anastrepha ludens isolate Willacy chromosome 2, idAnaLude1.1, whole genome shotgun sequence genome contains a region encoding:
- the LOC128871699 gene encoding uncharacterized protein LOC128871699 — protein MATLSSNAASNASEPPKISKFFNSSCNYQSKIQQLISFSFTSSNFIFITCILSISKLCTVTAGPVQTTAAAGTPGPTTAGPPYSALNATTLMEKLHSFATTLGPPVTSAEKSSKNSAPPANSVSDGSGSMSFFGRKNLIHFDFKFLNVSGKIGTPLSIGMYCFSCDSYIS, from the coding sequence ATGGCAACACTGTCCTCCAACGCAGCCTCGAACGCTAGCGAACCGCCGAAAATCAGCAAATTCTTCAACAGCAGCTGCAACTACCAGAGCAAAATCCAACAACTGATCAGCTTCAGTTTCACCTCGTCGAATTTCATCTTTATCACATGCATACTGAGCATTAGTAAGCTGTGCACTGTTACCGCTGGTCCGGTACAAACTACCGCTGCTGCTGGTACACCAGGACCCACCACAGCCGGCCCACCCTACAGTGCACTCAATGCTACAACGTTAATGGAGAAATTACATTCGTTTGCAACAACACTTGGCCCACCTGTAACATCGGCGGAGAAATCATCGAAAAATAGTGCTCCTCCAGCGAATAGTGTCAGTGACGGCAGTGGCTCAATGTCGTTTTTTGGtcgcaaaaatttaatacatttcgattttaaatttttgaatgtctCCGGCAAGATTGGCACACCGCTTAGCATTG